The window CGTAGACGATGTCGAACGCGCGGCGATCCCCGTGCCGTTGAAAGCGGAGCAGCAGCGCTTCGTCGGTGTCGTTACTGGAAGCTATACGGGTGATTCCCTGGAAATGATCTACGCCCAGGGAATTCTAGCGAGATTCGGCACTTGGAGCAGTCCCGAGGGCCTCGGTGGGCGGGTGCGCCGGCGGGTGGCGACCCTACCAGTGCACCCCGCGCATGATCTGCACGAACAGCCGCTGCGCCAAGCCCAGGGCCGATGAAGGCACGTCCGCTTTCTCCTTGGCAGCTTCCTCATCCGTTAGGCCACGGGCTGCCGCCGAATCCGGGAACAGGGCGTAGGCCTGGCTGAGAAACGCTTCGGTGACGTTGGGCACGGTGGCCTGGGCCACGGCGCCGGTGACGCCGAGCGGGGTGGACACCCGCCGCGGCCGCGACACGATGGACTTGATCACAAGATCCCGCGCCTGCTCCGGCGATAGCGTCGGGAAGGCCTTGTAGAGCCCCGTCGGCGCGATCATCGGCGTGCGCACCAGGGGCATGTGGATGGTGGTGAAGGTGATGTTCTCCGCGGCGTACTCGGGCGCCGCACAGAGGCTGAAGGCGTCCAGGGCCGACTTCGAGGCCACGTAGGCGGAGAAGCGGGGCGGGCTGGTGAGCACGCCGATCGACGAGATGTTGATGATGTGTCCGCCGCCGTTAGCCTCCATCGAGGGCAGGAAGCCGAGGATCAGGCGCAGGGCACCGAAGTAGTTGAGGTTCATCGTGCGCTCGAAGTCGTGCACACGATCGTAGCTGTAGCGCACGGAGCGGCGGATCGAGCGGCCGGCGTTGTTGATCAGGATGTCGACGTGGCCGTGCTCGCGCAGGATGTCCTCCACCAGCTTGCTGCAGGCTTCCTCGCTGGACACATCGCAGGAGTGCACCTGGGCGTTGCCGCCCATCTGCTGGATCTCCGCCAGCGTCTCATCCAGCTTCTCCACCGTGCGCGCCACCAGCTGCACCTTGGCGCCGGCCTCGGCCAGGCGCAGGGCGCAGGCCTTGCCGATGCCGCTGGTGGCGCCCGTGACCACCACCACCTTGCCATGCACCTTGCGGCGCAGGGCGGAGACCGTGGGGCGACCGATGAGCTGGTTGAACAGGCCATCCACCTCGCGGATCAGGCTCTGCTCGCCGCCCGGGCGCAGGAATTCCTGCCAGTAGTCCCAGAGCACCTCGGCGTAGGACTCGAAGGGTGGGCACTCGATGCCCTTTTCGGCCAGCAGGGCCTGGGTCTTGGTGGAGTCGAAGCGGGTGGGGTAGTGCAGGTACGCCATCACCTCGGGCGGGATGCCCATGCGAGCGACGGCCTGCTCGCCGAGGGCCTTGAGCGGCCCGGCCATGCTGATGCC of the Pseudomonadota bacterium genome contains:
- a CDS encoding SDR family oxidoreductase; its protein translation is MNYFVTGGTGFIGRFLVPKLLDRGGIVHLLVRPGSVAKLEALRELWGASKDQLVAVEGDLAEPNLGVAEAWTAEHAGKIDHFFHLAAIYDLQADAESQRTANVQGTAEAINLARALKAGCFHQVSSIAAAGLYQGTFTEDMFEEAGSLDHPYFLTKHESEGLVREAHDLNWRIYRPGMVVGHSQTGEMLKVDGPYYFFEALKNLSKVVPQGFPLLLNKAGLLNIVPVDFVANAIDHLAHVPNHDRECFFITDPEGIRVGDLLKVLMKVSGGPSLVALDVAALDSATRLAGKGISMAGPLKALGEQAVARMGIPPEVMAYLHYPTRFDSTKTQALLAEKGIECPPFESYAEVLWDYWQEFLRPGGEQSLIREVDGLFNQLIGRPTVSALRRKVHGKVVVVTGATSGIGKACALRLAEAGAKVQLVARTVEKLDETLAEIQQMGGNAQVHSCDVSSEEACSKLVEDILREHGHVDILINNAGRSIRRSVRYSYDRVHDFERTMNLNYFGALRLILGFLPSMEANGGGHIINISSIGVLTSPPRFSAYVASKSALDAFSLCAAPEYAAENITFTTIHMPLVRTPMIAPTGLYKAFPTLSPEQARDLVIKSIVSRPRRVSTPLGVTGAVAQATVPNVTEAFLSQAYALFPDSAAARGLTDEEAAKEKADVPSSALGLAQRLFVQIMRGVHW